One part of the Sciurus carolinensis chromosome 6, mSciCar1.2, whole genome shotgun sequence genome encodes these proteins:
- the Gnpda1 gene encoding glucosamine-6-phosphate isomerase 1, which produces MKLIILEHYSQASEWAAKYIRNRIIQFNPGPDKYFTMGLPTGSTPLGCYKKLIEYYKNGDLSFKYVKTFNMDEYVGLPRDHPESYHSFMWNNFFKHIDIHPENTHILDGNAADLQAECDAFEQKIKAAGGIELFVGGIGPDGHIAFNEPGSSLVSRTRVKTLAMDTILANARFFDGDLAKVPTMALTVGVGTVMDAREVMILITGAHKAFALYKAIEEGVNHMWTVSAFQQHPCTVFVCDEDATLELKVKTVKYFKGLMLVHNKLVDPLYSIKEKEIEKSQSSKKPYSD; this is translated from the exons ATGAAGCTCATCATCCTGGAGCACTATTCACAGGCCAGTGAGTGGGCAGCTAAATACATCAGGAACCGCATCATCCAGTTTAACCCAGGACCAGACAAGTACTTCACCATGGGACTCCCCACTG GGAGCACCCCGCTTGGCTGCTATAAGAAGTTGATTGAGTACTATAAGAATGGAGACCTGTCCTTTAAATATGTGAAAACCTTCAATATGGATGAGTATGTGG GCCTTCCTCGGGACCACCCAGAGAGTTACCACTCCTTCATGTGGAACAACTTCTTCAAGCACATTGATATCCATCCAGAAAACACCCACATTCTGGATGGGAATGCAGCTGACCTGCAGGCTGAGTGTGATGCCTTTGAGCAGAAGATCAAGGCTGCAGGCGGGATCGAGCTGTTTGTTGGAG GCATCGGCCCTGATGGACATATTGCCTTCAATGAGCCAGGTTCCAGCCTGGTGTCCAGGACTCGTGTGAAGACATTGGCCATGGACACCATTCTGGCCAATGCTAGGTTCTTTGACGGCGATCTTGCCAAGGTGCCCACTATGGCCCTGACAGTGGGTGTGGGCACTGTCATGGATGCTAGAGAG GTGATGATCCTCATCACAGGTGCTCACAAGGCATTTGCTTTGTACAAGGCCATTGAGGAGGGAGTGAACCATATGTGGACTGTGTCTGCCTTCCAGCAGCATCCCTgcactgtgtttgtgtgtgatgaAGATGCCACCTTGGAGCTGAAAGTGAAGACTGTCAAGTATTTCAAAG gtttAATGCTTGTTCATAACAAGTTGGTGGACCCCCTGTACAgtatcaaagagaaagaaattgagaaaagtcAGTCTTCTAAGAAACCATACAGTGATTAG